A single region of the Pseudomonas mandelii genome encodes:
- a CDS encoding calcium-binding protein: MAMVFQTPDPDHYNAVEVTDIELQANEYSPTTIDFDKESIASAPQQTNANKSQLRVIDELFGPIKIGTHSITRCALDALGATSNGQGLNAQNTFFRHPKRSFINALQFDPLFIEARMRFTGTRDDYALPSLLFEMASQRPLTAPPLLRELPDPAADPEQYRHKLDKLLNAAQRLDIRHAHLSKTTPPWVNRVKSSSMVSMGTGLQAFGIYSGLRGLQDAIARKDHGEVVFNSLSTSAEVTSLAVEVAVTKQAKYMIEAGQKAYRDFAKTSFGVRLGRGAGLIASALTLPFDVMSAVKSFNSAAATTGKEATDHYVAAGLSVTSAAMTLILGAAALAGFSFIGPVGLTAGLLLVAGSQVYAAVRVVDDIDDYIELTTHERLRTGWFAFWGIPPDDDIQTRHAIAKSTVEHSRLLQATARKLLEGKLKDSTEVIVNGKFKVELKPTQVPSFDWEAQQYLYKTIQKPHVIDSNDTIDARDGVTDDMPGAEFGTPGENKGAVWFMGGGDDTIVGVEKKPNRFYYGAGIKHLTGGEKDDEFIFEGAAELLKNGPKDPLPTLLKGGLGSDTLVVTGSYPEGNRQRFGYFIDLNEGRLSIITRDQTNEGRFNYRHTLLESIENVETLAGAQNKVIGTGGPNVIKSRGRDTIEAGAGDDKIYLLNNEGTAAGGPGKDHYAVAHKPGNVFITEDGVEESVIALDWRMDLIKSWKIDNHELVITSGFDLDDLKERDVYIKGVYKTANDRRQLQNRKLTFVTKDGFHLMPELPETIEAAGSLEIKTVVTQQGKTQNPVILYNREYTIAHDKNTSYFVSRLNKHTILTVKQRSTNTLATLYLEYASHELTRVEAYFKVDLMRQRDFDRIMYKECGVTFHFDSQQLTINNLASSIWGGDQRITSRLTRPTNVLNQAVLLIMNDGVSYRVDPPSLPDSAFSNDQFEINGPMERTRQVPLPLAARDGAPVFCQPLDNEAHHLGNREKCVQLVAYPEQTTIEHLEGDGSTYLVHLSSEMTLGISTPGARANALLKSPSASTWEFDATSLAYTRIKRVDDCLLIGHTVIHLPHYDDPQDLIDQIRVITPDGVVYKVDLDFDEVYIDSLDGRYFKGDVLNEGALLADLRALEMEDLAVRNIALRDGTVGSLSYNLSDRRWILDTDTSRTVLYADLVPLHRCAHQLEHCYELMEFGTRSTPPVSAADLRILLDTCKLL, translated from the coding sequence ATGGCAATGGTTTTCCAAACCCCCGATCCCGATCACTACAATGCCGTCGAAGTGACGGATATTGAACTGCAAGCCAATGAGTACTCCCCAACCACTATTGATTTCGATAAAGAAAGCATCGCCTCCGCCCCGCAACAAACAAATGCCAATAAAAGCCAGCTACGCGTTATTGATGAGCTGTTCGGCCCTATAAAAATAGGCACCCACTCGATTACCCGGTGTGCACTGGATGCACTGGGCGCGACATCAAATGGTCAGGGATTGAACGCTCAGAACACGTTCTTTCGACACCCCAAGCGGTCTTTTATCAACGCCTTGCAATTTGACCCTTTATTTATTGAAGCGCGTATGCGATTCACCGGCACCCGGGATGATTACGCACTGCCTTCCTTGCTGTTTGAAATGGCGTCGCAACGCCCACTAACGGCTCCGCCCCTGCTAAGAGAATTACCTGATCCCGCTGCCGATCCTGAACAGTACCGCCACAAACTGGACAAATTGCTGAACGCGGCGCAGAGGCTTGATATACGCCACGCGCACTTGTCCAAAACCACACCTCCCTGGGTGAATCGGGTCAAAAGTAGCAGCATGGTCAGCATGGGGACCGGGCTTCAGGCCTTCGGTATTTACAGCGGGCTGCGCGGCCTGCAAGACGCCATTGCAAGAAAAGATCATGGCGAAGTTGTATTCAACAGCCTCAGCACTTCAGCGGAAGTCACTTCATTAGCCGTCGAAGTGGCGGTCACCAAGCAAGCAAAATACATGATCGAAGCCGGGCAAAAAGCCTACAGGGATTTTGCCAAAACCAGCTTCGGCGTTCGACTGGGGCGTGGCGCGGGGCTGATCGCGAGCGCACTGACGTTGCCCTTCGATGTCATGTCCGCCGTCAAATCCTTTAATAGCGCAGCGGCAACCACAGGCAAAGAAGCCACGGATCACTATGTCGCTGCTGGCTTGAGTGTGACCAGCGCGGCCATGACGTTGATTCTGGGTGCCGCCGCACTGGCAGGTTTCTCCTTTATCGGCCCGGTGGGGCTGACGGCCGGACTTCTGCTGGTGGCAGGTTCTCAGGTCTATGCGGCGGTACGCGTTGTCGACGATATCGATGATTACATCGAACTCACTACCCATGAGCGCCTGCGCACGGGCTGGTTCGCCTTCTGGGGAATCCCCCCCGACGACGACATACAAACCCGCCACGCGATTGCCAAATCAACGGTTGAACATTCGAGACTGTTACAAGCAACCGCCCGAAAATTACTGGAAGGAAAATTAAAAGACAGTACAGAAGTCATTGTAAACGGCAAGTTCAAGGTCGAGCTAAAGCCGACACAGGTGCCTAGCTTCGATTGGGAGGCGCAACAGTACCTATATAAAACCATACAAAAACCGCACGTCATTGATAGTAACGACACGATTGATGCTCGGGACGGTGTAACTGACGACATGCCCGGCGCGGAGTTCGGAACGCCAGGAGAGAACAAAGGTGCGGTGTGGTTTATGGGTGGCGGCGACGACACCATCGTGGGTGTTGAAAAAAAGCCAAACAGATTCTATTACGGCGCAGGTATCAAGCATCTGACCGGGGGAGAGAAAGACGATGAATTCATCTTCGAAGGCGCCGCCGAACTTCTCAAAAACGGTCCAAAAGACCCTCTACCCACTCTTCTGAAAGGTGGTTTGGGCAGCGATACGCTAGTGGTTACCGGGAGCTATCCTGAGGGCAACCGCCAAAGATTCGGGTATTTCATCGATCTGAACGAAGGACGACTGTCCATCATCACCCGTGACCAGACCAATGAGGGCCGTTTCAACTATCGGCACACGCTTCTGGAGAGCATTGAGAACGTCGAAACCCTGGCCGGTGCGCAAAACAAGGTCATCGGTACGGGCGGCCCAAATGTCATCAAGTCGCGCGGTCGCGACACCATTGAGGCGGGCGCTGGGGATGACAAAATCTATCTCCTGAACAATGAAGGTACAGCCGCCGGAGGTCCCGGAAAGGATCACTACGCGGTGGCCCATAAACCCGGCAACGTATTCATTACTGAAGATGGCGTGGAAGAGAGCGTCATTGCACTTGACTGGAGAATGGACCTGATAAAGAGCTGGAAAATCGACAATCACGAACTGGTCATCACCTCAGGCTTTGATCTCGACGATCTTAAAGAGCGGGATGTCTACATCAAGGGCGTCTATAAAACAGCCAACGATCGACGGCAACTGCAGAACAGGAAACTGACTTTCGTTACAAAGGACGGGTTTCATTTGATGCCTGAACTTCCTGAAACCATAGAGGCTGCCGGTTCCCTCGAGATTAAAACAGTCGTTACTCAACAGGGAAAAACCCAGAACCCGGTCATCCTTTACAACCGTGAATACACGATCGCACACGACAAAAACACGAGTTATTTTGTTTCGCGACTCAATAAACATACGATCCTTACAGTAAAACAACGAAGCACAAACACGCTGGCAACCCTTTATCTGGAATATGCCAGCCATGAACTGACGCGGGTCGAGGCTTACTTCAAGGTAGACCTGATGCGCCAACGTGACTTTGATCGCATCATGTATAAAGAGTGTGGTGTGACCTTTCACTTTGACAGTCAGCAATTGACTATCAACAACCTGGCCAGCTCTATCTGGGGCGGCGACCAGAGAATCACAAGCCGACTGACGCGCCCCACCAACGTGTTGAACCAAGCTGTTCTTCTGATCATGAATGACGGTGTTTCTTATAGAGTCGATCCACCCTCCTTGCCCGATTCAGCTTTTTCCAACGATCAGTTCGAAATAAACGGTCCAATGGAGCGCACCCGCCAAGTGCCGCTGCCACTCGCGGCCAGAGATGGAGCGCCTGTTTTTTGTCAGCCCTTGGACAACGAGGCCCATCACCTGGGCAACCGGGAGAAGTGTGTCCAACTGGTCGCTTACCCTGAACAAACAACCATCGAACATCTGGAGGGTGACGGCTCGACGTACCTTGTCCACCTCAGCTCCGAAATGACGCTAGGCATTTCAACGCCAGGCGCTCGAGCGAACGCCCTACTCAAATCGCCATCGGCGTCTACCTGGGAATTCGATGCAACGAGCCTCGCCTACACCAGAATCAAACGGGTGGACGACTGTCTGCTGATCGGACATACCGTCATTCACCTTCCGCACTACGACGACCCACAAGATTTGATCGATCAGATACGGGTCATCACGCCAGACGGCGTTGTCTATAAAGTCGATCTGGATTTCGACGAAGTCTATATCGACTCACTGGATGGCCGGTATTTCAAAGGCGATGTTCTGAACGAGGGCGCCCTATTGGCAGACCTGAGAGCCTTGGAAATGGAGGACCTCGCCGTTCGAAACATAGCCCTGAGAGACGGTACTGTCGGCAGTCTGTCTTACAACCTGTCGGACCGTCGTTGGATACTTGATACAGACACGTCCCGCACGGTCCTTTACGCCGACCTGGTGCCTTTACACCGGTGCGCCCACCAACTCGAACACTGTTATGAGTTGATGGAGTTTGGCACTCGTTCCACCCCTCCGGTAAGCGCCGCCGATCTGCGGATACTTTTAGACACCTGCAAACTTCTATAG
- a CDS encoding LysE family translocator: MSLETWLLFSGAALVVILIPGPLSLLMISNSLNYGLRRSYPAFLGGVIASICLLSASALGLGALLLASEQLFSALKIVGALYLFYLAWQSWQQSRQPSVGAEVPQAAPVPRFRALFGRAFVLGASNPKDILFFAAFLPQFLSAEQPFLPQLLMMIATWTVLDLLCKLAYGLGAHGAARYLRSGKGQSWFNRVSAGLFSGAGAASLLSNH; this comes from the coding sequence ATGAGTCTGGAAACCTGGCTGCTGTTCAGCGGCGCTGCGCTGGTGGTGATCCTGATCCCGGGGCCCCTGTCTTTGCTGATGATCAGCAACAGTCTGAATTACGGTTTGCGCCGCTCTTACCCGGCGTTCCTGGGGGGCGTTATTGCCTCGATCTGCCTGCTCAGTGCCTCGGCGCTGGGCCTGGGCGCCCTGTTGCTGGCATCGGAACAGTTGTTTAGCGCGCTGAAAATCGTTGGTGCGCTGTACCTGTTCTACCTCGCCTGGCAGAGCTGGCAGCAATCGCGCCAGCCATCGGTTGGCGCTGAAGTGCCCCAGGCTGCACCGGTGCCACGTTTTCGTGCCCTCTTCGGACGCGCATTCGTGTTGGGCGCGAGCAATCCGAAGGATATTTTGTTCTTTGCTGCTTTCCTGCCGCAGTTTCTGAGCGCCGAACAACCGTTCCTGCCGCAGTTGCTGATGATGATTGCGACCTGGACTGTGCTGGATCTGCTGTGCAAATTAGCTTATGGGCTGGGCGCTCATGGTGCGGCCAGGTATTTACGCAGTGGCAAAGGACAAAGTTGGTTTAACCGGGTGAGCGCAGGACTCTTCAGTGGAGCGGGCGCAGCCTCCTTACTAAGCAACCACTGA
- a CDS encoding NCS2 family permease, whose protein sequence is MESRKSEAPTLELSPPLRNGLLERIFKLSLHGTTVKTELIAGLTTFITMAYIIFVNPNIMADAGIDHGAAFVATCIAAALGCLLMGLYANWPVGLAPGMGLNAFFTYTVVGTMGYNWETALGAVFVSGVLFMFLTFSRIREWLLNSIPVSLRYAMGAGVGLFLGLIGLKTAGIVVDSPATLIKLGSLREPGPLLAAICFLMIAVLSYHKVFGAILISIITVTLAGWGLGLVHYEGIMSAPPSLAPTWMAMNVAGVFNVSMISVVLAFLFVHMFDTAGTLMGVAQRANLVNADGRIENLSRAMKADSASSVFGAVVGVPPVTSYVESAAGVAAGGRTGLTAVTVGVLFIAAMFFAPLAGMIPAYATAGALIYVAMLMMGGMAHIEWDEATDSIPAIVTAIMMPLTFSVADGIALGFITYVVLKAFTGKHKEISVSLWVLCAIFIAKFIFL, encoded by the coding sequence GTGGAAAGCCGCAAATCCGAAGCCCCGACGCTGGAACTCTCGCCGCCGTTACGCAATGGCTTGCTTGAGCGCATTTTCAAACTCAGCTTGCACGGCACCACGGTGAAGACCGAGCTGATTGCCGGTCTGACAACCTTCATCACCATGGCCTACATCATCTTCGTCAACCCCAACATCATGGCCGACGCCGGGATCGATCACGGTGCCGCGTTCGTCGCGACCTGTATCGCTGCTGCGCTCGGTTGCCTGTTAATGGGCCTGTACGCCAACTGGCCGGTCGGCCTGGCACCGGGCATGGGGCTGAACGCCTTCTTCACTTACACCGTGGTCGGCACCATGGGCTACAACTGGGAAACCGCCCTTGGCGCGGTGTTTGTTTCCGGTGTGTTGTTCATGTTCCTGACCTTCTCGCGGATTCGCGAATGGTTGCTCAACAGCATTCCTGTGAGTCTGCGCTACGCCATGGGCGCCGGCGTGGGGCTGTTTCTTGGGTTGATCGGCCTGAAAACCGCCGGCATTGTCGTTGATAGCCCGGCCACCCTGATCAAGCTCGGCTCCCTGCGCGAGCCCGGCCCGTTGCTGGCCGCCATCTGCTTCCTGATGATCGCCGTGCTCAGCTACCACAAAGTGTTCGGTGCGATCCTCATCAGCATCATCACCGTGACCCTCGCGGGCTGGGGCCTGGGCCTCGTCCACTACGAAGGCATCATGTCTGCCCCGCCAAGCCTGGCGCCCACCTGGATGGCCATGAATGTTGCCGGCGTGTTCAACGTCAGCATGATCAGCGTGGTGCTGGCCTTCCTCTTCGTGCACATGTTCGACACCGCCGGCACCCTGATGGGCGTCGCCCAGCGCGCCAACCTGGTGAACGCGGACGGCCGGATCGAAAACCTTTCTCGCGCCATGAAAGCTGACAGTGCTTCCAGCGTGTTTGGCGCTGTAGTCGGCGTCCCACCCGTCACAAGCTATGTGGAAAGTGCCGCTGGCGTAGCGGCGGGTGGTCGGACTGGTCTTACCGCCGTGACCGTGGGTGTGTTATTTATTGCAGCCATGTTCTTCGCTCCACTGGCGGGCATGATCCCTGCTTATGCAACAGCGGGTGCGCTGATTTATGTGGCGATGCTGATGATGGGCGGCATGGCGCACATCGAATGGGACGAAGCGACCGACAGCATTCCCGCGATCGTCACTGCGATCATGATGCCGCTGACGTTCTCGGTTGCCGATGGCATCGCGCTGGGCTTTATCACCTACGTGGTCCTGAAAGCCTTCACCGGCAAGCACAAGGAAATTTCCGTCAGTCTGTGGGTGTTGTGCGCGATCTTCATCGCCAAGTTTATTTTCTTGTAA
- a CDS encoding glutathione S-transferase N-terminal domain-containing protein — MFVKALRVGLGQLIIFIDFITRPGKKQRPAAAQAQVETAAKDLTLYQFHACPFCVKTRRTLRRLNVPVTLRDAKNNEQDRQTLLEQGGKIKVPCLRIEENGQTTWMYESKVIIDYLDKRFAAA; from the coding sequence GTGTTCGTAAAAGCGCTTCGTGTCGGCCTTGGCCAACTGATCATCTTCATCGACTTCATTACTCGCCCAGGCAAGAAGCAGCGCCCCGCCGCCGCTCAGGCTCAGGTCGAAACAGCGGCCAAGGACCTGACGCTGTATCAGTTCCACGCCTGCCCGTTCTGTGTGAAAACCCGTCGCACCCTGCGTCGTCTGAATGTGCCGGTAACGTTGCGCGATGCGAAGAACAACGAACAGGATCGCCAGACCCTGCTGGAGCAAGGCGGCAAGATCAAGGTGCCGTGCCTGCGCATTGAAGAAAATGGGCAGACCACCTGGATGTATGAGTCCAAGGTGATTATTGATTATCTGGATAAGCGGTTCGCAGCTGCCTGA
- the folE gene encoding GTP cyclohydrolase I FolE produces the protein MSLEQNYTAILGQLGEDVSREGLLDTPKRAAKAMQYLCRGYEQTLEEVTNGALFSSDNSEMVLVKDIELYSLCEHHLLPFIGKAHVAYIPSGKVLGLSKVARIVDMYARRLQIQENLSRQIADAVQQVTGALGVAVVIEAKHMCMMMRGVEKQNSSMITSVMLGEFRENAATRSEFLSLIK, from the coding sequence ATGTCCCTGGAACAGAATTACACCGCGATTCTCGGCCAATTGGGCGAGGACGTCTCCCGCGAGGGCCTGCTCGACACGCCAAAGCGTGCCGCCAAAGCCATGCAGTACCTTTGCCGCGGCTATGAACAGACACTGGAAGAAGTCACCAACGGTGCCTTGTTCAGCTCCGACAACAGCGAAATGGTGCTGGTCAAGGACATCGAGCTTTACTCGTTGTGCGAACACCACCTGCTGCCGTTCATCGGCAAGGCTCACGTCGCCTACATCCCGAGCGGCAAAGTATTGGGCCTGTCGAAAGTCGCGCGGATCGTCGATATGTACGCTCGCCGCCTGCAGATCCAGGAAAACCTCAGCCGCCAGATCGCCGATGCGGTCCAGCAAGTCACCGGTGCCTTGGGCGTTGCGGTGGTCATCGAGGCCAAGCACATGTGCATGATGATGCGCGGTGTGGAGAAGCAGAATTCGTCGATGATCACGTCGGTGATGTTGGGTGAGTTCCGCGAAAACGCCGCGACACGCAGCGAGTTTCTCAGCCTGATCAAGTAA
- a CDS encoding Smr/MutS family protein gives MQDDDFSLFKSAIQGVKPIKHDRAETGKPKADRAQIAKLRQAATVRTDATTVDGLSDQFVIDVGPEDELMWARDGVQESQIRKLKIGQIPFEGSLDLHGMTVEKARETLWAFLAEATKFEIRCVRVTHGKAVRLDGKRPMIKSHVNTWLRQHSQVLGFTSCQPKHGGAGAVYVMLKRTMMEGRDE, from the coding sequence ATGCAAGACGACGATTTTTCCCTGTTCAAAAGTGCGATCCAAGGCGTCAAGCCGATCAAGCACGATCGCGCCGAAACCGGCAAACCCAAGGCCGACCGCGCGCAAATCGCCAAGTTGCGTCAGGCCGCGACCGTTCGCACCGATGCCACCACCGTTGATGGTCTGTCCGATCAGTTCGTGATCGACGTCGGCCCGGAAGACGAGTTGATGTGGGCCCGTGACGGCGTTCAGGAAAGCCAGATACGCAAGCTCAAGATCGGACAGATTCCGTTCGAAGGCAGCCTCGACCTGCATGGCATGACGGTAGAAAAAGCCCGGGAAACCCTCTGGGCGTTCCTGGCTGAAGCAACCAAATTCGAAATCCGCTGTGTGCGTGTCACCCACGGCAAAGCCGTGCGTCTGGACGGCAAGCGGCCGATGATCAAAAGCCACGTCAACACGTGGTTGCGTCAGCATTCCCAAGTACTCGGCTTCACCTCTTGCCAACCGAAACATGGCGGTGCCGGCGCGGTGTATGTGATGCTCAAACGGACCATGATGGAAGGTCGCGACGAGTAA
- a CDS encoding cysteine hydrolase family protein, giving the protein MSVPKTMFQLSGRGYAAANLGHATLVIIDAQKEYLSGPLALTGMDAAVANIKQLVAAARAAGRPIVHVRHLGTVGGLFDPQGERGEFIPGLEPLADETIIGKLLPSAFHGTPLYDRLQELGSLDLIVCGFMSHSSVSTTVRAAKNLGFRCTLVEDACATRDLPYKGGVLTAEHVQHTEMAIMADNFATLALTHELI; this is encoded by the coding sequence ATGTCCGTTCCAAAAACGATGTTTCAACTCAGCGGCCGCGGTTACGCAGCAGCCAATCTGGGTCATGCGACCCTTGTCATCATCGATGCCCAGAAAGAATACCTCAGCGGCCCGCTGGCCCTGACCGGCATGGATGCTGCCGTCGCGAACATCAAGCAACTGGTGGCCGCTGCCCGTGCCGCCGGTCGTCCGATCGTGCATGTGCGCCATCTCGGCACCGTGGGCGGGCTGTTCGATCCACAGGGCGAGCGCGGTGAGTTTATCCCGGGCCTGGAGCCGCTGGCGGACGAAACCATTATCGGCAAACTGCTGCCGAGTGCGTTTCACGGCACCCCATTGTACGATCGACTGCAAGAACTCGGCTCTCTGGACCTGATCGTGTGCGGCTTCATGAGTCACTCCAGCGTCAGCACCACCGTGCGTGCCGCAAAGAACCTGGGCTTTCGCTGCACCCTGGTTGAAGACGCCTGCGCGACTCGCGATCTGCCCTACAAAGGTGGCGTACTCACAGCCGAGCATGTTCAGCACACCGAAATGGCGATCATGGCGGACAACTTCGCCACCCTCGCGCTCACTCATGAACTGATCTGA
- the prmB gene encoding 50S ribosomal protein L3 N(5)-glutamine methyltransferase: protein MIISRLRTLRDHIRWAVSRFHGEDLFFGHGTDNAWDEARQLVLGALHLPWEIADSYLDCALEDDELVNLQRLLKRRIEDRIPTAYLLGEAWFCGMSFIVDERVLIPRSPIGELIEKRFEPWLGAEPARILDLCTGSGCIGIACAYEFQNAEVVLADLSFEALEVANQNIERHGVDERVYTVQGDGFDGLPGQRFDLIVSNPPYVDAEDFADMPDEYQHEPELGLACGDDGLNLVRRMLAEAADHLTEKGLLIVEVGNSQVHVEALYPEVDFAWLDFERGGHGVFMLSAEQCRDHQALFASRV, encoded by the coding sequence GTGATCATTTCCCGCCTTCGTACCCTGCGTGACCATATCCGTTGGGCCGTCAGCCGCTTCCATGGGGAGGATCTGTTTTTCGGCCATGGGACCGACAACGCCTGGGACGAAGCCCGTCAACTGGTGTTGGGTGCCTTGCACTTGCCGTGGGAGATCGCTGACAGCTACCTCGATTGCGCCCTGGAAGATGACGAACTGGTCAATCTGCAACGCTTGCTCAAACGCCGCATCGAAGACCGCATTCCGACTGCTTACCTGTTGGGCGAAGCGTGGTTTTGCGGGATGTCGTTCATTGTCGACGAACGTGTGCTGATCCCGCGCTCGCCGATTGGCGAGCTGATCGAAAAACGTTTCGAACCATGGCTGGGTGCCGAGCCGGCGCGGATTCTCGACCTGTGCACCGGTTCCGGTTGCATCGGTATCGCCTGCGCCTACGAATTCCAGAATGCCGAAGTCGTGCTGGCTGATCTGTCGTTCGAAGCGCTGGAAGTGGCCAACCAGAACATCGAGCGCCATGGCGTTGATGAGCGGGTGTACACCGTTCAGGGTGATGGGTTTGACGGCTTGCCGGGTCAGCGTTTCGACCTGATCGTGTCGAACCCGCCTTACGTTGACGCGGAAGATTTCGCCGACATGCCGGACGAATATCAGCATGAACCTGAACTGGGCCTGGCCTGCGGTGATGATGGTTTGAACCTGGTGCGACGGATGCTCGCTGAAGCAGCGGATCATTTGACCGAGAAGGGCTTGCTGATAGTTGAAGTGGGCAACAGCCAGGTTCACGTTGAGGCGCTGTACCCGGAAGTCGACTTCGCCTGGCTCGATTTCGAGCGCGGTGGGCATGGTGTGTTTATGTTGAGTGCGGAGCAGTGCCGCGATCATCAGGCCCTGTTCGCTTCCCGCGTCTGA
- a CDS encoding alpha/beta hydrolase, which yields MMLRVLALSLTLFTGFAQATVLQRPITLDTGTGELFGSLLLPKSDTPVPVVLIISGSGPTDRDGNNPDGGRNDSLKRLAWVLAKHNIASVRYDKRGVAASLAATPDERNLSVEAYVADAEAWGRKLKTDPRFGQLILLGHSEGALIASLAAPSVDAAAVISMSGSARPIDQVLRQQLSNRLPPPLMLRSNELLDSLKAGITDDNVPPQLQVIFRPSVQPYLISLFRQDPEAAFAKLKMPALIIQGSNDIQVGVGDARMLKAAKPDAELALIEGMNHVMRIVPNDVKRQMASYKDPQLPLAAELGARILEFIDGLRTS from the coding sequence ATGATGCTGCGAGTTCTAGCCTTGAGCCTTACCCTGTTTACCGGCTTTGCCCAGGCCACTGTCCTGCAACGCCCGATCACTTTGGATACCGGCACCGGGGAGCTTTTCGGCTCGCTGTTGCTGCCTAAATCCGACACCCCCGTGCCCGTTGTCCTGATCATTTCCGGCTCCGGTCCTACGGATCGTGACGGAAACAACCCCGACGGCGGCCGTAACGACAGCCTCAAGCGGCTGGCCTGGGTGCTGGCCAAACACAACATCGCCAGCGTGCGTTACGACAAGCGCGGCGTGGCGGCGAGCCTCGCAGCGACGCCGGACGAGCGCAATCTGTCGGTGGAAGCTTATGTCGCCGACGCCGAGGCCTGGGGCCGCAAGCTCAAAACCGACCCGCGCTTTGGCCAGCTGATTCTGCTGGGCCACAGCGAAGGCGCCTTGATCGCCAGCCTTGCGGCGCCCAGCGTCGATGCCGCCGCGGTCATCTCCATGTCGGGCAGCGCCCGGCCGATCGACCAGGTGTTGCGTCAGCAATTGAGCAATCGCCTGCCACCGCCGTTGATGCTGCGCAGCAATGAACTGCTCGACAGCCTCAAGGCCGGCATAACCGACGACAACGTGCCGCCGCAGTTACAGGTGATTTTCCGCCCCAGCGTGCAGCCGTATCTGATTTCGCTGTTCCGTCAGGACCCGGAGGCAGCGTTCGCCAAATTGAAAATGCCGGCGTTGATCATCCAGGGCAGCAACGACATTCAGGTCGGCGTCGGTGACGCCAGGATGCTCAAGGCGGCCAAACCGGACGCCGAACTGGCGCTGATCGAAGGCATGAACCACGTCATGCGCATCGTGCCCAACGACGTGAAACGGCAAATGGCCTCTTACAAGGACCCGCAATTGCCGTTGGCCGCCGAACTCGGCGCGCGAATCCTCGAGTTTATTGACGGACTTCGCACCAGTTAG